From a region of the Bradyrhizobium sp. KBS0727 genome:
- a CDS encoding OmpA family protein, producing MSRKSATRTLGAILSIATIGAAISFSTVAARAEDNDKNVTEDQIVRALAPEKKAPLTRGLSVGPQQTVDPAAAAAEGKFVQQIRGRSTRSLSSTEREEIATIVKDKPKIDLEINFDYNSADISAKSLPSVQALGRALTNADLKGSTFVVAGHTDAAGGESYNQDLSERRADAIKRYLVDKFGITGTDLVTVGYGKSKLKDPSQPMAEVNRRVQVVNMENKATASK from the coding sequence ATGTCAAGGAAATCTGCAACCCGAACCCTTGGCGCGATCCTGTCGATCGCGACGATCGGCGCCGCAATTTCGTTCTCGACGGTGGCCGCCCGGGCCGAAGACAACGACAAGAACGTCACCGAAGATCAGATCGTCCGCGCACTGGCTCCCGAGAAGAAAGCGCCGCTGACCCGTGGCCTTTCGGTCGGACCGCAGCAAACCGTCGACCCGGCGGCAGCCGCCGCCGAGGGCAAATTCGTGCAGCAGATCCGTGGCCGATCCACCCGTTCGCTGTCGAGCACCGAGCGCGAAGAGATCGCCACCATCGTCAAGGACAAGCCCAAGATCGATCTGGAAATCAACTTCGACTACAATTCAGCCGATATCAGCGCAAAATCGCTGCCGTCGGTCCAGGCACTCGGCCGCGCGCTGACCAACGCCGATCTGAAGGGCTCGACCTTCGTGGTCGCGGGTCATACCGATGCGGCCGGCGGCGAGTCCTACAACCAGGATCTGTCCGAGCGCCGCGCCGACGCGATCAAGCGCTATCTCGTCGACAAATTCGGCATCACCGGCACCGATCTCGTTACCGTCGGTTACGGCAAGAGCAAGCTCAAGGACCCGAGCCAGCCGATGGCCGAGGTCAACCGACGCGTCCAGGTCGTGAACATGGAAAACAAGGCCACCGCGTCCAAGTAA
- a CDS encoding efflux RND transporter permease subunit yields the protein MALNISAWSIRNPLPSIVFSIILLVLGWVSFTKLAVTRLPSADIPVISVAVSQFGAAPSELESQVTKTIEDGVSGVEGVRHISSSITDGLSLTTIQFALETNTDRALNDIKDAVTRVRANLPQNVTEPLIQRVDVIGLPIVTYAAISPGKTPEQLSYFVDDVVKRALQGVRGVAQVERIGGVEREILVSLDPDRLAAAGLTAVNVSQILRGTNVDLAGGRAEIGKNDQAIRTLAGAKTLNELAGTMIPLFGGGEVRLDDLGTVTDTIADRRTFARFNGEPVVALGIKRSKGASDVVVAAAVQKRIDVLKAAYPDVDLKLIDTSVEFTKGNYDAAISTLFEGAILAVVVVLLFLRDIRATIIAAISLPLSIFPAFWAMDLLGFSLNLVSFLAITLSTGILVDDAIVEIENIVRHMRMGKTPYRAALEAADEIGLAVIAISLTIIAIFAPASFMSGIAGQFFKQFGITVSVQVFFSLLAARFVTPVLAAYFLKDHPHDDPPPGRVLQTYTRLVTWSVKHYFITVLIGFGIFAASIWSITLLPQGFLPAQDTARSLLAMELPPGSQLAYTEKVTEEIVARLRKRPEVKSIFVDGGRVPPGTLEVRRAALIINYTPKTDRKITQRQLELEISQELENVPDIRFWFLDENGLRAISLVVTGVDSNIVNNVASELATQMKRIPIIANVISETSLDRPELRIRPRAELAARLGVSTESLSQTIRVATIGDVGPALAKFDAGDRQVPIRVQLEDNARGDLQMLQQLRVPLGQRGERGGVPLSVVADIQLDQGPTSINRYDRERQATVAADLVGTAALGDATRKIYELPVMKSLPKGVKVSPSGDAESLNELSEGFATAITAGLMMVYAVLVLLFGTFLQPITILFSLPLSIGGAIAALLLTGKQLTTPVWIGILMLMGIVTKNAIMLVEFAVEAIRDGKKRDEAIIDAGMKRARPIVMTTIAMAAGMMPSALAFGAGGEFRSPMALAVIGGLLFSTVLSLVFVPAMFMMMDDLGAFIWRFGKLLLVSHAETEPAGHASDHDEPPAKGPPAAPPAMSPAAK from the coding sequence ATGGCTTTGAATATCTCGGCATGGTCGATCCGGAACCCGCTTCCGTCCATCGTGTTTTCGATCATCCTGCTGGTGCTGGGCTGGGTGAGCTTCACCAAGCTGGCGGTGACGCGGCTGCCGAGCGCCGACATCCCGGTGATTTCGGTGGCGGTCTCGCAATTCGGCGCCGCGCCGTCGGAACTTGAGTCGCAGGTCACCAAGACGATCGAAGACGGCGTCTCCGGCGTCGAGGGCGTGCGGCATATTTCCTCCTCGATCACCGACGGATTGTCGCTGACGACAATCCAGTTCGCGCTCGAGACCAATACCGACCGCGCGCTGAACGATATCAAGGACGCCGTCACCCGCGTTCGCGCCAACCTGCCGCAGAACGTCACCGAGCCCTTGATCCAGCGCGTCGACGTCATCGGCCTGCCGATCGTCACCTATGCCGCGATCTCGCCCGGCAAGACGCCGGAGCAATTGTCCTATTTCGTCGACGACGTCGTCAAACGCGCGCTGCAGGGCGTGCGCGGCGTCGCCCAGGTCGAGCGCATCGGCGGTGTCGAGCGCGAGATTCTGGTCTCGCTCGATCCCGACCGGCTAGCGGCCGCGGGTCTCACCGCCGTCAATGTCAGCCAGATCCTGCGCGGCACCAATGTCGACCTCGCCGGCGGCCGTGCCGAAATCGGCAAGAACGACCAGGCGATCCGGACACTGGCTGGCGCCAAGACACTGAACGAACTCGCCGGCACCATGATCCCGCTGTTCGGCGGCGGCGAAGTCCGGCTCGACGATCTCGGCACCGTCACCGACACCATCGCCGACCGCCGCACCTTCGCCCGCTTCAACGGCGAGCCGGTGGTCGCGCTCGGCATCAAGCGCTCCAAGGGCGCCAGCGACGTGGTGGTCGCCGCCGCCGTGCAGAAGCGCATCGACGTGCTGAAGGCCGCCTATCCCGACGTCGATCTGAAGCTGATCGACACCTCGGTCGAATTCACCAAGGGCAACTACGACGCCGCGATTTCGACCCTGTTCGAGGGCGCGATTCTTGCCGTTGTCGTCGTGTTGTTGTTCCTGCGCGACATCCGGGCCACCATCATCGCCGCGATCTCGCTGCCGCTGTCGATCTTCCCGGCGTTCTGGGCGATGGACCTGCTCGGCTTCTCGCTGAACCTCGTCTCCTTCCTCGCGATCACGCTATCGACCGGCATTCTGGTCGACGACGCTATCGTCGAGATCGAGAACATCGTGCGCCACATGCGCATGGGCAAGACGCCCTATCGCGCCGCGCTGGAAGCCGCCGATGAAATCGGCCTCGCCGTGATCGCGATCTCGCTAACCATCATCGCGATCTTCGCGCCCGCCAGTTTCATGTCCGGTATCGCTGGACAATTCTTCAAGCAGTTCGGCATCACCGTGTCGGTGCAGGTGTTCTTCTCGCTGCTGGCCGCGCGCTTTGTCACGCCGGTGCTCGCCGCCTACTTCCTGAAGGATCATCCGCACGACGACCCGCCGCCCGGCCGCGTGCTGCAGACCTACACCAGGCTCGTGACCTGGTCGGTGAAGCACTACTTCATCACCGTGCTGATCGGCTTCGGCATCTTTGCCGCCTCGATCTGGAGCATCACGCTGCTGCCGCAGGGCTTCCTGCCGGCGCAGGACACCGCACGTTCGCTGCTGGCGATGGAATTGCCGCCCGGCTCGCAGCTCGCCTATACCGAGAAGGTGACGGAAGAAATCGTCGCCCGCCTGCGCAAGCGGCCGGAGGTGAAGAGCATCTTCGTCGACGGCGGCCGGGTGCCGCCGGGAACGCTGGAGGTGCGGCGCGCCGCGCTGATCATCAATTACACCCCGAAGACGGACCGCAAGATCACCCAGCGGCAACTTGAACTGGAGATCAGCCAGGAACTCGAAAACGTTCCCGATATCCGCTTCTGGTTCCTCGACGAAAACGGCCTGCGCGCGATTTCGCTGGTTGTGACCGGCGTCGACAGCAACATCGTCAACAACGTCGCCAGCGAACTGGCAACCCAGATGAAGCGGATTCCGATCATCGCCAATGTGATCTCGGAGACCTCGCTCGACCGGCCCGAGCTTCGGATCCGGCCGCGGGCGGAGCTCGCCGCCCGGCTGGGCGTTTCGACCGAAAGCCTGTCGCAGACGATCCGCGTCGCCACCATTGGCGACGTCGGGCCGGCACTCGCCAAATTCGATGCCGGCGACCGCCAGGTGCCGATCCGCGTCCAGCTCGAGGACAACGCGCGCGGCGACCTGCAGATGCTGCAGCAATTGCGCGTGCCGCTCGGCCAGCGCGGCGAGCGCGGCGGCGTGCCGCTATCGGTCGTCGCCGACATCCAGCTCGATCAGGGCCCGACCAGCATCAACCGCTACGACCGGGAACGCCAAGCGACAGTTGCCGCCGATCTCGTCGGCACCGCTGCGCTGGGCGACGCCACCCGGAAGATCTACGAACTTCCGGTCATGAAGAGCCTGCCGAAGGGCGTGAAGGTCAGCCCGTCGGGCGATGCCGAAAGCCTGAACGAATTGTCGGAAGGCTTTGCCACCGCCATCACCGCCGGCCTGATGATGGTCTATGCGGTGCTGGTACTGCTGTTCGGCACCTTCCTGCAACCGATCACCATCCTGTTCTCGCTGCCGCTCTCGATCGGCGGCGCGATCGCGGCGCTGCTTTTGACCGGCAAGCAGCTCACCACGCCGGTGTGGATCGGCATCCTAATGCTGATGGGCATCGTCACCAAGAACGCCATCATGCTGGTGGAATTCGCGGTCGAGGCGATCCGCGATGGCAAGAAGCGCGACGAAGCGATCATCGACGCCGGCATGAAGCGCGCCCGCCCGATCGTGATGACCACCATCGCGATGGCCGCCGGCATGATGCCTTCAGCGCTGGCGTTCGGCGCCGGCGGCGAATTCCGCTCGCCGATGGCGCTCGCCGTGATCGGTGGCCTGCTGTTCTCGACGGTACTGTCGCTGGTGTTCGTCCCGGCGATGTTCATGATGATGGACGACCTCGGCGCGTTCATCTGGCGCTTCGGCAAACTGCTGCTCGTCTCCCACGCCGAAACCGAGCCCGCGGGCCACGCCTCTGATCACGACGAGCCGCCAGCCAAAGGCCCGCCGGCGGCGCCACCGGCGATGTCACCCGCGGCGAAGTGA
- a CDS encoding efflux RND transporter periplasmic adaptor subunit — protein sequence MKFSEYLKPALGVAFFAVLGVGYYWFEHRSRAEEKETPGQALVIVTKSTNACFSDMVRVTGFIVPRREAQVGVDQEGSRVTDVLVREGDTVTENQELARLTPPPPQPGVPAGRPGPTSLRAPAAGLVTEVRTAVGALASPQAGPMFRISVNNEIELEAEVPSVHLLKLNPGATVRISRDDAPDVVGKVRQISPQIDRATQLGKVRITLNNNPSLKVGMFARANIDAKRSCGVAVPRTAIDRLTLQVVKGNTVETRRVRVGLTSDTSTEILEGLDVGETVVADAGTSLHDGDQIKTMFADELERTRTR from the coding sequence ATGAAGTTCTCCGAATACCTCAAACCTGCGCTTGGAGTGGCATTCTTTGCTGTGCTGGGCGTCGGCTATTACTGGTTCGAGCACCGTTCCCGCGCCGAAGAAAAGGAAACGCCGGGCCAGGCGCTGGTGATCGTGACCAAATCCACCAACGCCTGCTTCTCCGACATGGTCCGGGTCACCGGCTTCATCGTGCCGCGCCGCGAAGCGCAGGTCGGCGTCGACCAGGAGGGATCGAGGGTCACCGACGTGCTGGTCCGCGAAGGCGACACAGTCACCGAAAATCAAGAACTGGCGCGCCTGACACCGCCGCCGCCGCAGCCGGGAGTTCCCGCCGGCCGGCCCGGGCCGACATCACTGCGCGCCCCGGCGGCCGGCCTCGTCACCGAAGTCAGGACGGCGGTCGGCGCGCTGGCCTCGCCGCAGGCCGGACCGATGTTCCGGATTTCGGTCAACAATGAAATCGAGCTGGAGGCCGAGGTGCCGAGCGTCCATCTGCTCAAGCTCAACCCCGGCGCCACGGTGCGGATCAGCCGCGACGACGCCCCCGATGTCGTCGGCAAGGTCCGGCAGATCTCGCCGCAGATCGACCGCGCCACTCAACTCGGCAAGGTCCGGATCACGCTGAACAACAACCCGTCGCTCAAGGTCGGCATGTTCGCCCGCGCAAATATCGACGCCAAGCGTTCTTGCGGCGTCGCCGTTCCGCGCACCGCCATCGACCGCCTCACCCTGCAGGTGGTCAAGGGCAATACGGTGGAGACGCGAAGGGTGCGGGTCGGTCTGACCTCCGACACGTCAACGGAAATTCTTGAAGGCCTCGATGTCGGCGAAACCGTCGTGGCCGATGCTGGCACCTCGCTGCACGACGGCGACCAGATCAAGACCATGTTCGCCGATGAACTCGAGCGCACGCGGACACGCTAA